CCGCGGCCTTCGGGGAGTGCATTGCCGTCCATGCGCTCCACCAGCACCGCGATATGCCCGGCCTTCACCAGGTACAACAGGTACTCCCGGAACCAGTACACCACCGCACCCATCAGCCCGAAGCCGATGAACCCGCCCCAGACACCCCCCGCCCCGGGGTTGTCCCCGATATGCCCGACCAGGTAACCGGCCCCTGACCCCACACCCGCGGCAAGGATGTAGGCCAGGGTAATCCCGAAATAGATCAGGAACCGGAACACCAGAAAGGGAAAGGTTGCCCGCAACAACCCGATCGCGCCGCCCACCTGAAAATCCTTCATGCCCAAGTCTCCATTCCTGTGCGCGCAGCCAGTGTGAGACAGGCGGCCTTACAAACGCCTTACACGCCCGCATCGGCATTGAGATAGTCGGGTTATTGAACGGCGGTGGAGTGTTGATGGTGGACGTGAACGTCCACCCTACGCCAGCGCCGGACCGGTTGCCGATCCGTAGTCCACTATCGGCAGGCCGCCTAGGGGTTGGCCACCTGGACCGGGCGGTCGTCGGACAGGCGTTCGCTGTAGCGGTCCACCAGGTACTCACTGATGTCGCGGGTCAGCAGGGTGAATTTCACCAGCTCCTCCATGACATCCACCACCCGATTGTAGAGCGCGGACGGGAGCATGCGGCCCTGTTCGTCGAATTCCTCGTAGGCCTTCGGCACCGAGGACTGATTCGGGATGGTGAGCATGCGCATCCACCGCCCCAGAATACGCATGTTGTTCACGGCATTGAACGACTGCGAGCCGGCGTTGACCTGCATCAGCGCGAGGGTGCGGCCCTGGGTGGGGCGCACGCCGCCGTAGGCCAGCGGCAGCCAGTCGATCTGCGCCTTCATGATGCCGGTCATGTTGCCGTGGCGCTCCGGGCTGGACCACACCTGCCCTTCCGACCACTCGGAGAGCTCGCGCAGCTCCACCACCTTGGGGTGATCGGCCGGGGCATCGTCCGGAAGCGGCAGCCCCGACGGGTTGAAGAATCGCGTCTCGGCGCCGAACTCCTCGAGAATCCGCGCCGCCTCTTCCGCTAGCAGCCGACTGTAGGAGCGCTCGCGCAGGGAGCCGTAGAGCAGCAGAATGCGCGGCTTGTGCATGGACGGCCCCGCCACCTGCAGGCGGTCGAGGGAGGGACGATCCAGGTAGGCGTCCTGGATATTCGGCATGTCATTGGGCATTTCGGAACTCCCGACTGGACGATGGAACGGTCGCGACTCACGTCGCTCCTACGCGGTGACGGTGGGCTCGCCGGCACCCGGGCGTTCAGCCGGAGCCCGCCGGCTGCTGCACGGCGGCCGGGAACCGATGGCGTGTGCGGTTGGCGATCTTCACCAGCACCAGCATCAGCGGCACCTCCACCAGCACGCCGACCACGGTGGCCAGCGCCGCGCCGGAGTGCACCCCGAAGAGGGCGATGGCAGCGGCCACGGCCAGCTCGAAGAAGTTGCTGGCGCCGATCATGGCCCCTGGCGCCGCCACGTTGTGGGGCACGCGCCACGCCCTGGCCCAGCCGTAGGCGATGAAGAAGATCAGGAACGTCTGCACGATCAGCGGAACCGCAATCAACGCGATGTGCAGTGGGTTGTTCAGGATCACTTCGCCCTGAAACGAGAACAGCAGCACCAGCGTCAGGATCAGGCCGATGGGCGTCACCGGGGCCAGCCGTTTCATTAATACGTTACCGAACCACTCAATGCCGCGGCGCCGGATCAGCGTGACGCGGGTGATGTAGCCGGCGGTCAGCGGGATGACGATGTAGAGAAACACCGACAGCGCCATGGTCTCCCAGGGCACGATGATCTCGGACAACCCCAGCAGCAGCATGACGATGGGGGCAAAGGCAAACAGCATGATGACGTCGTTCACCGACACCTGCACCAGGGTGTAGGCCGCATCCCCGCGGGTGAGATGGCTCCACACGAACACCATGGCCGTGCACGGCGCGGCACCCAGCAGGATGGCGCCCGCCAGGTACTCCCGCGCGAGACCACCGGGAATGAATGGTTCGAACAGGATGATCAGGAAGAACCAGGCGATGGCGAACATGGTGAAGGGCTTGATGAGCCAGTTCACCGTGGTGGTGATTACCAGCCCCTTGGGCTGTCGGCGCACACCGAGGATCGACGAGAAGTCGATCTGCACCATCATCGGGAAGATCATGGCCCAGATGAGGATGGCCACCGGGATGGAGACCTGCTCGTATTCAAACTGCGCCAGGGTATCCGGGACCGCCGGCGCAAACTGCCCGAGCGCCACACCCGCGATGATCGCCACGGCCACCCAGATCGAGAGGTAGCGCTCGAACACGCCCATGCCCTCGCGGATGTCCGGCGCGCCGTCAGCCGTGGTGTGCGGTTGGCTCATGCGGTGCTCCGTTGCGTGGCTCGGATGGCGCGTCACGCCTTTCGATGCGCGCGCCGATCTCTCGAATGGTCGCGGCTTGCGCCGCTCCTACATCTGTTGCCAAGGCCGCCGTAGGAGCGGCGCAAGCCGCGACCAGATCAATATCCGGAATCGTTCTCACTCGCCGTGGCTTACCAGCTCCATCAACTCCGTGACCCGTTCCCGGATTTCGTCGCGGATGCGGCGGAACTCCGCCATGATCTCGTCGTCCGTCCCGGTCGCCCGGGCCGGGTCCTCCAGCGGCCAGTGGAGCTTACGCGTCTGCGGCGGCAGCAGCGGGCACTGCTCGTCGGCGTGACCGCATACCGTAACCACCAGGTCGGCCTCGTCCAGCATGGCGTCGGTGAGCTGCGTGGACGCCTGCGGGGTGATGTCGATACCCAGCTCGTCCATGGCTACGACCGCCCTCTCGTTCTGCCCGTGCACCTCGATGCCGGCGGACTGGACGACCACGCGCTCACTGGCCAGATGCCGGGCAAAGCCCTCCGCCATCTGGGAACGGCAAGCGTTTCCGGTACAAAGAAACAGGACGTTCATCAGCGGCCGCACTCCCGGTTCAATCGCAGCTGATGGCCGGGCGGCCCGGCATGGTAGCCAGACGCTGGCGGACGTCGCCCAGTGCCTCGGCCCGGAACACCGTTTCCAGCACCTCCCGCGCCCACCCGGGCAGATCGGGATGCAGGCTGTAGTGCACCCATTGACCGCGGCGCATGTCGGTGACAATGCCCAGGTCGCGCAGATGCCCCAGGTGGCGTGACACCCGGGGCTGCGACAGATCAAGGGCGTGCACGAACTCGCACACGCAAAGCCGCTCCTCGGTCAGGAGCAGGAGCAGACAGCGCAGGCGGGTCGGGTCCGACAGGGCGCGGAAGAATTGTTCCGGATCACGCATATCTGGATATCCGTATATATGAATTATTGAACATAGCAGCCACACGGCAGGGCGACAAGAGGGACGGTCATCGGCCATCCCGCGCGAGATGGGACAATCCGAAATGGTGGACGTGAACGTCCACCCTAGATCTGCGCGGGTCTCACGGCACCCGTAGGGTGGACCTTC
This portion of the Aquisalimonas asiatica genome encodes:
- the arsB gene encoding ACR3 family arsenite efflux transporter, translated to MSQPHTTADGAPDIREGMGVFERYLSIWVAVAIIAGVALGQFAPAVPDTLAQFEYEQVSIPVAILIWAMIFPMMVQIDFSSILGVRRQPKGLVITTTVNWLIKPFTMFAIAWFFLIILFEPFIPGGLAREYLAGAILLGAAPCTAMVFVWSHLTRGDAAYTLVQVSVNDVIMLFAFAPIVMLLLGLSEIIVPWETMALSVFLYIVIPLTAGYITRVTLIRRRGIEWFGNVLMKRLAPVTPIGLILTLVLLFSFQGEVILNNPLHIALIAVPLIVQTFLIFFIAYGWARAWRVPHNVAAPGAMIGASNFFELAVAAAIALFGVHSGAALATVVGVLVEVPLMLVLVKIANRTRHRFPAAVQQPAGSG
- the arsH gene encoding arsenical resistance protein ArsH is translated as MPNDMPNIQDAYLDRPSLDRLQVAGPSMHKPRILLLYGSLRERSYSRLLAEEAARILEEFGAETRFFNPSGLPLPDDAPADHPKVVELRELSEWSEGQVWSSPERHGNMTGIMKAQIDWLPLAYGGVRPTQGRTLALMQVNAGSQSFNAVNNMRILGRWMRMLTIPNQSSVPKAYEEFDEQGRMLPSALYNRVVDVMEELVKFTLLTRDISEYLVDRYSERLSDDRPVQVANP
- a CDS encoding metalloregulator ArsR/SmtB family transcription factor encodes the protein MRDPEQFFRALSDPTRLRCLLLLLTEERLCVCEFVHALDLSQPRVSRHLGHLRDLGIVTDMRRGQWVHYSLHPDLPGWAREVLETVFRAEALGDVRQRLATMPGRPAISCD
- the arsC gene encoding arsenate reductase (thioredoxin), translating into MNVLFLCTGNACRSQMAEGFARHLASERVVVQSAGIEVHGQNERAVVAMDELGIDITPQASTQLTDAMLDEADLVVTVCGHADEQCPLLPPQTRKLHWPLEDPARATGTDDEIMAEFRRIRDEIRERVTELMELVSHGE